Within Ralstonia pickettii DTP0602, the genomic segment CCAGCGCCGTCCGCGGGAGGTCCAGTGTCAGATCGCTCTTCGGCAAAGCCGGTTCAACGGGATCTGCATAGCTATTGTGGTGGTTGCTCATGGGAATTACCTCTCAGGTTTCGTTGGTTCGCTGCCGGCACCGAAAAACGATGTCCGGCATCGAGCCGACGGGATTTCAACTACGAATGAACGCCAACAGATCGGCGTTGAATTTTTCCTTGCGCGTATCGGTCAGTCCGTGCGGCGCACCGGGATAGACAATCAGCCTGGAGTTTTTGATCAGCTTTGCCGAAGCACGTCCGGCAGCATCGATAGGAACAATCTGGTCATCGTCACCGTGGATAATGAGAGCAGGCACGTCGATCTTCTTGAGGTCCTCGGTAAAATCGGTTTCCGAGAACGCCTTGATCGAGTCATAAGTGTTCTTGTGCCCGCCCTGCATGCCTTGGGCCCACCATGCGTCGATCAGCCCCTGCGAAGGCTTTGCGCCGGGACGGTTGAAGCCATAGAACGGGCCGGCCGGCACATCCCTGTAGAACTGGGAACGATTGGCGAGCTGCGCGGCGCGCAGGCCATCGAAGACTTCAATTGGCAAGCCAAGCGGGTTGGCGGGCGTCTTGAGCATCAAAGGCGGCACTGCTGAAACCAGCACGACTTTGGAGACGCGTCGCGTACCGTGCCGGCCGAGATACCGAGCCACCTCGCCCCCGCCCGTGGAGAAACCCACGAGTACGGCATCGCGCAGGTCAAGAGTGTTGAACACAGCGGCCAAATCGTCGGCATAGGTGTTCATCTCGTTGCCATTCCAGGGCTGGCTTGAACGGCCGTGGCCACGACGATCATGTGCGACGGCACGATACCCTTCCGACGCAACCAACATCATTTGAGATTCCCAGCTGTCCGAACTGAGCGGCCAACCATGACAGAAGACGATGGGGCGACCAGCGCCCCAGTCCTTGTAATAGAGCTGCGTGCCGTCCTTTGTCGCGATGTAGCTTCCTGAGGCCGTGCCGCCTGCCTTTGCGTGATGCGCCTCCCTTGCTGACGGAGCGGCCATTGCCGGGCTCGGCAAGCTAGCCGCGGCAAGCGAGCCGGCTGCGGCAGCGCTGCCGAGCAACAAGTCACGCCGCGACACACCCTTGGTGTGATTATTTGAAGACATTGGTAGTACTCCTGTCTCGACCGCACTCGGCGGCATTGGATGGTCTTTCAAGACTTCGGCCAATTTACCCAAATAAATAGCCGACCAGTCGTCTATATAACAAAGCAAAAAAAATTCAATACAACAACCGCTTCAGAGTGAGGTGCAGAAAACGTCGGCAAGCATCGCCGTTGCGCTCGACCTTGCTACGCAGAACCGCCCCCTCGAAAGCCTCGACAATAACGGCCGCGAGCTGATGGCAATCCGTATCCGCAGAAAGCTCCTGGCGCAACTTCGCCTCATCCAAGCACGCGACAATCATGCCCTCCCAGCGCTTCATGATGCCCTCCAGGGCGCTGCGGACGTGACTGGAAGTATTTGACAATTCAAGGGAGAGGTTACCCACAAGACACCCCAGCCTGAATTCCTGTGCTGCATGGTCCTCCACCAGCCAATCAAACAGTCTTTCAATACGCGTGAGAGGCGGGACTCGAGCGTCATACATCACTTTTCCGTGGCGACTCTCGATAGACTCCCAATAGGCCTCCACCACCTCGGCGGCGAAAACTTCCTTACTATCGAAATAGCTGTAAAAGGATCCTTTCGGAACATTCGCGGCAGCCACAATGTCTTGCACGCCGCACGCATTGAAGCCCAGCTCGTGAATAACGCGACCCCCTTCGCTAAGGAGTCGGTTACGGACCTCGGGATTGGCTGGTCTTGGCATATCGAGTCGGTTGACAATCTACCAGCCGAATATAGATGACTGGTTTGTTATTGTCAAGCGACCCTAGTTGAAGCAACCGTACGCCAGCAAACACCGCTCTCCTCGACCTGCCAGCGGCCGTCGAGCAGAATCCAGAGATCGTCATCTGGATCCTTGCCGTCCGGGCTACGGTCAACCCCACCCTGATTGCACCTCAGGTACCAAGGAAATTCACCGCCTTGGTTTCCGTGTAGCTCAGCATCTCCTCGATGCCTTCCTCCCGCCCCACGCCTGAGTTCTTGTAACCACCGAAAGGAACACCCTTGAAGTGCGTACCCACGCCGTTGACCCAGATGTACCCGGCATCCAGGCGACGTACCGCCTGCATGGCCGTTCGCAGGTCGCGAGTCCATACGGACGCGGTGAGACCGTACTCGACGCCATTTGCCATCGTGATTGCCTGCTCCGCGTCGGACCATCGCATGATCGACAGGATGGGGCCGAAAACCTCTTCCTGAGCGATGCGCATATCGGGGGTGACGTCCGCGAATACGGTCGGCTCTACCCAGTAGCCGCGCGTGTATGCGCTACCGGCCGGGCGTTTGCCCCCGCACACAAGCCGCGCGCCATCCTGCATCGCCACTTCGATGTAGCCCAGCACCTTTTCGTGCTGGGCCTTCGAGTTGATCGGCCCCATGCTGCTGTCCGGCGAACGCGGATCACCGATGCGAATCTCTTTCACGCGCTCCACAACTCCCTCGACGAAGCGCTCGTAGAGGCTGTCGTGTACCAGCAGCCGGCTCGTGGAGCCGCATGACTGCCCCTGCCAGAGAAAATTCATGCCACATACGGCCGCGTCAACGGCGCCATCCACATCGGCATCCGGATACACGATCAACGGGTTCTTGCCACCGAGTTCGAGCGAGATGTGCTTCACGCAAACCTCGGCCGCGCTGCGCTGGATCTGCCGGGCGGTCTGGGGCGAGCCGATGAATGCAATGCGCTTGATATCCCGATGACGGGCGATGGCGTCCCCGGCGCCCCGGCCGGTGCCGGTCACGATGTTCATCACGCCGCGTGGAAATACGTCACGCGCGATCTCGGACAGCATCGTCGCCGACAGTGAGCTGGTTTCTGGCGGCTTCACAATGACCGCATTACCTGCCATCAGCGCTGCCGCAGTGCGCGCGGTCGCGAACATGATCGGATGATTGAACGGCACAATGCGTCCGACAATGCCGTAGGGTTCGCGCAGCGTGACGTGCAGGTTGTCGGGCGTGGTGGCAGGAATTGACTCCCCCTTGAGTTCGTAGCCGAGCCCGGCATAGTAGTTCAGCCCCCACGACGCGGCATTCACATCGCCCCGCAACGCGGCCATCGTGTTGCCGGTATCGGCGACCTCGACGTCGAGCAACGCTTGCGCCGAAGCCTGGATCCTGCGTGCATACTCGCGCAGGCATTCGGCCCGTCCCTCGATGCCAAGTGCATGCCAGGCCGGATAGGCTGCCTTTGCCGCCCATGCTGCACGGTCAACATCGGCAGCGTCGGCAGCCGGCACGAGGCCAATCACGTCCTCGGTCGCAGGATTGACACTCTCGATCCATTGCCCGCTTGCGGCTTCGGTCAGTTCGCCGTCGATGAGCATGGCGCGCTTGTTGTCAGGTCCGAGTTTCATTGCTTTGTCTCCAGGTAGATTGCGATGTCATGAGCGGCTGGCGGCATCATTCGATATGGATGCCATTGCGCTTGATGAACGAGGCCCACTGCTCGCGCTCTTTCTTGATCGACACCCGGAAGGTTTCCGGTGTGTCGAACACCGGCACCAACGCGTTAGCCTCGAGTGCGCGCGCCAGCTCAGGTGTCCTCATGGCGGCGTTAATCTCCTCGCTCATTTTCTTCAGGATCGGGGCAGGCACGCCGGCAGGCGCGAACACGCTGAACGACGTCCAGACGTCGATGTGGGCTGGACCGGGTTCGGCCAGGGAGAGCACGTCGGGCAACAACCTGGTCTTCTGATTGACAGCCAGGGGCTTGAGCTTTCCGGCTTTGATATAGGACTGCACGGAACTCAAGTCCGTGAACATAAACTGCAGTCGACCACTGAGCAGATCCTGATACGCCGGGCCCACGCCCTTGTATGGCACGTGCAGGAAGCGGGCTCCCGTGGCCTCCTCGATCATGCGAACGCTGAGGTAGGGCGGACTAGCCTCCCCTGCCGAGCCATACGGAATCTGGTTCGGCCGTTGCTTGCCCAGCCTGACAAGATCATTAAAACTGTTGATCCCCGCCGACGGATTTGTGACAAGCACCATCGGCGCCAGCACGCCACGGGCCACGGGCGCCAGATCCTTGTCCACGTCGAACGGCAACTTGCGATATAGCGCAGGGCTGATGGCGACGGATGCATTCGCTGTCACCAGGAACGTATAGCCGTCCGCAGGCGAACGGGCGACTACCTGGGTACCGATATGTCCACTGGCTCCCGGGCGGTTGTCGACGACAAACGACTGCTTCATCGATCTGGACAACTGCGTTGCGACAAGGCGCGCATAGACATCGGTACCGCCGCCCGGTGCCGAGGGCACGATGAGCTTGACGGGGCGAGACGGCCAGGTTTCCTGCCCCAGAACCGGCGATGCGAACGAGGCTGCCCCGAACAGGAATAGCGCGCTGTATGCCAGCGCCATGCGGCGCGGCCCCGATACGGTGGTTGATAACGAATTCATGTCTTGTGTCTCCTGATAGTCGGGGATCCGGTTGACGTGCTGATGTCGTCACGCATTCGATGGCTCCCGGAAAACCGCCGTGGCCTGTCGCGCGGCGCGGCGCCATAGATCCCACGCTCGGCCAATCTGGCTGTCGTTGGCACGCTCCGCGGCCAGGGCCTCGGCCACCGTGAGGTAGCGGATCTCGCCGCCAAGGCGTACCGAATCCAGTACGAGACGGGCATTGACCTGGGCATACACGGCGCAATAGACGGCCTTTTCAAGCGAGTCAGCCGCAACCGTGACACCGTGCCCGCGCATCAGCACGACCGTGGCGTCGCCCATCCTTGCAGCGAGTGCATCACCAAGGCGGTTGTCACGGATCAGCATGTCAGAGCCATCGCCCGCTG encodes:
- a CDS encoding hypothetical protein (K13718: OTUD4; OTU domain-containing protein 4), whose product is MNSLSTTVSGPRRMALAYSALFLFGAASFASPVLGQETWPSRPVKLIVPSAPGGGTDVYARLVATQLSRSMKQSFVVDNRPGASGHIGTQVVARSPADGYTFLVTANASVAISPALYRKLPFDVDKDLAPVARGVLAPMVLVTNPSAGINSFNDLVRLGKQRPNQIPYGSAGEASPPYLSVRMIEEATGARFLHVPYKGVGPAYQDLLSGRLQFMFTDLSSVQSYIKAGKLKPLAVNQKTRLLPDVLSLAEPGPAHIDVWTSFSVFAPAGVPAPILKKMSEEINAAMRTPELARALEANALVPVFDTPETFRVSIKKEREQWASFIKRNGIHIE
- a CDS encoding hypothetical protein (K00433: E1.11.1.10, cpo; chloride peroxidase [EC:1.11.1.10]); the encoded protein is MSSNNHTKGVSRRDLLLGSAAAAGSLAAASLPSPAMAAPSAREAHHAKAGGTASGSYIATKDGTQLYYKDWGAGRPIVFCHGWPLSSDSWESQMMLVASEGYRAVAHDRRGHGRSSQPWNGNEMNTYADDLAAVFNTLDLRDAVLVGFSTGGGEVARYLGRHGTRRVSKVVLVSAVPPLMLKTPANPLGLPIEVFDGLRAAQLANRSQFYRDVPAGPFYGFNRPGAKPSQGLIDAWWAQGMQGGHKNTYDSIKAFSETDFTEDLKKIDVPALIIHGDDDQIVPIDAAGRASAKLIKNSRLIVYPGAPHGLTDTRKEKFNADLLAFIRS
- a CDS encoding hypothetical protein (K16137: nemR; TetR/AcrR family transcriptional regulator, transcriptional repressor for nem operon) → MPRPANPEVRNRLLSEGGRVIHELGFNACGVQDIVAAANVPKGSFYSYFDSKEVFAAEVVEAYWESIESRHGKVMYDARVPPLTRIERLFDWLVEDHAAQEFRLGCLVGNLSLELSNTSSHVRSALEGIMKRWEGMIVACLDEAKLRQELSADTDCHQLAAVIVEAFEGAVLRSKVERNGDACRRFLHLTLKRLLY